One genomic segment of Methanobacterium spitsbergense includes these proteins:
- a CDS encoding B12-binding domain-containing radical SAM protein codes for MKVLMINPPYNSSKYKFIGLVAPPLGIAYIAAMLERNGVTVRILDAPALEYDHDAVKNEIQKYSPDIISITAVTPTIDSALKTAQISKEVSPDSITVLGGYHPTFTYQEVLKNSYVDVVVCGEGEQTMVELVDAIEKGKNLKEVNGIAIKNFKTPPRKIIDDLDSIPFPARHLLPMDEYKILNMKLTTGTIVSGRGCPYNCSFCASSAMHGHKLRLRSAENVVDEMEHLVNDHDIEMIAFMDDTFTINKNRVYEICETIKDRGLDNYWGCTARVDTISEELLKTMKDAGCITMFLGVESSDQQVLNHLNKNTNINRIKKTFELTKKYGMRTIASVVLGMPGDTKRSIKSTIKFVKTLEPSYAVFSLATPYPGTEFYLKAASENLIKINDWSKYTLLSPVLETVDCSLEELRKLQRKAFTEFYLRPGYIARRTWTDGPIILKTIASIVKGV; via the coding sequence ATGAAAGTTTTAATGATAAATCCCCCATATAACTCATCAAAATATAAATTTATAGGCTTAGTGGCACCTCCTCTCGGAATAGCTTATATAGCAGCCATGCTAGAAAGAAACGGCGTTACAGTAAGAATATTGGATGCACCAGCACTTGAATACGATCATGATGCAGTGAAGAATGAAATTCAAAAATATTCACCAGATATAATATCAATTACTGCTGTAACCCCAACAATTGACAGCGCCCTTAAAACAGCTCAAATATCAAAGGAAGTTTCTCCAGATTCAATAACTGTTCTAGGTGGCTATCATCCCACATTCACTTATCAGGAAGTACTAAAAAACAGCTATGTTGACGTTGTTGTGTGCGGTGAAGGGGAGCAAACAATGGTAGAACTGGTAGATGCTATTGAAAAGGGCAAAAATTTAAAAGAAGTAAATGGGATTGCAATCAAAAACTTCAAAACTCCACCCAGAAAAATAATAGATGATCTGGATAGTATCCCCTTTCCAGCCAGACACTTACTTCCAATGGATGAATACAAAATACTAAATATGAAATTAACTACAGGTACAATTGTATCTGGAAGAGGATGTCCCTACAACTGTTCTTTCTGCGCATCATCGGCAATGCACGGCCATAAATTAAGATTGAGATCTGCTGAAAATGTAGTTGATGAAATGGAACATCTTGTTAACGACCACGACATTGAGATGATCGCATTTATGGATGATACATTCACTATCAATAAGAATCGTGTATATGAGATATGTGAAACTATCAAAGATAGAGGACTCGATAACTATTGGGGATGCACAGCACGTGTAGATACAATATCTGAAGAACTTTTGAAAACCATGAAAGATGCAGGATGTATCACAATGTTTTTAGGTGTTGAATCTTCTGATCAACAAGTTTTAAACCATTTAAATAAAAATACCAACATAAACAGGATAAAAAAGACATTTGAACTCACTAAAAAATATGGGATGAGAACAATTGCATCTGTTGTATTAGGAATGCCTGGAGATACAAAGAGAAGTATAAAAAGTACTATAAAATTTGTTAAAACACTTGAACCATCATATGCCGTGTTTTCACTTGCAACACCATATCCTGGAACTGAATTTTATCTAAAAGCAGCCAGTGAGAATCTTATAAAAATTAATGACTGGTCCAAATATACTCTTCTGAGTCCTGTGCTTGAAACAGTTGATTGTTCCCTTGAAGAGCTTAGAAAACTCCAAAGAAAAGCATTTACAGAATTTTATTTAAGACCCGGATACATTGCCAGGAGAACTTGGACAGACGGACCAATAATCCTTAAAACAATAGCATCCATTGTAAAGGGCGTTTAA
- a CDS encoding pyridoxal-phosphate-dependent aminotransferase family protein — MYETLLMIPGPTRVSSRVLKAMSKSIVNHRSAVFGEILNDTNEMMSEVFQTENQSYLITGSGTAAMEAALGNVIEKGDKILNIVGGKFGERFMQITETHQGIPVELTVEWGNAANPDDVRYILEEEEDIKAVTMVHNETSTGVANPIEEIGKVLKDFDALYVVDTVSSLGGDDVQVDNFGIDICVTGSQKCLAAPPGMAAITLNNNAWNVVDKTKSKTYYLDLKKYRKSGEKTVPETPYTPSVSLMYAMNEALKMIMEEGLEARIKRHEQAAKATINGVKAMGLELFANEEASSATVTAINIPEGMTDKNLRGTMRNKYRIELAGGQDHLKGNVFRIGHMGNITHREIISTIAALEMSLKEYGYEIELGTGVSAVQETYMPGNNTLEFF, encoded by the coding sequence ATGTATGAGACGTTGCTGATGATACCAGGACCTACGAGGGTTTCCTCGCGAGTCTTAAAAGCCATGTCAAAGAGCATAGTGAATCATAGGAGTGCAGTTTTTGGTGAAATTCTAAATGACACAAACGAAATGATGTCAGAAGTATTTCAGACAGAAAATCAGTCTTACTTAATTACAGGTTCAGGTACTGCTGCAATGGAAGCAGCACTAGGAAATGTGATTGAGAAGGGCGATAAAATCCTTAACATAGTTGGTGGAAAGTTCGGTGAGAGGTTCATGCAAATAACTGAAACTCATCAGGGAATTCCTGTTGAATTAACTGTGGAATGGGGAAATGCTGCCAATCCTGATGATGTTCGTTACATTCTTGAAGAGGAAGAAGATATTAAAGCCGTGACAATGGTTCACAATGAAACTTCTACTGGTGTTGCAAACCCTATAGAAGAAATAGGCAAGGTCCTCAAAGATTTTGATGCACTTTATGTTGTTGATACAGTCTCATCCCTGGGGGGAGACGATGTACAGGTTGATAATTTTGGTATTGATATATGTGTAACAGGTTCACAAAAATGTCTGGCTGCACCGCCAGGAATGGCTGCAATTACCTTAAATAATAATGCCTGGAATGTAGTCGATAAAACTAAATCCAAGACATATTATCTTGATTTGAAAAAATACCGAAAAAGTGGAGAAAAAACAGTTCCAGAAACACCATACACTCCATCAGTATCACTAATGTATGCCATGAATGAAGCTTTAAAGATGATAATGGAAGAAGGTCTTGAAGCAAGGATAAAAAGACATGAGCAGGCTGCAAAAGCAACTATTAATGGTGTTAAAGCAATGGGCTTAGAGCTTTTTGCCAATGAAGAAGCTTCATCAGCTACTGTTACAGCAATAAACATCCCTGAAGGAATGACTGATAAAAACCTAAGGGGTACTATGCGTAACAAGTATAGAATTGAACTTGCTGGTGGTCAAGATCATCTTAAGGGAAATGTTTTCAGAATAGGCCACATGGGAAACATAACACACAGAGAAATAATTTCAACTATTGCAGCCCTTGAAATGTCTCTAAAAGAATATGGTTACGAAATAGAATTGGGAACTGGAGTTTCTGCAGTACAGGAAACATACATGCCTGGAAATAACACTTTAGAATTCTTTTAA